From a region of the Candidatus Nanopelagicales bacterium genome:
- the rplJ gene encoding 50S ribosomal protein L10, with protein sequence MARPDKATAVAEIAERFKTSSATVLTEYRGLSVAQLKELRRTLGDEASYAVVKNTLAKLAAKDAGVEGLDDYFVGPSALAFVDGDIVAAAKGIKAFAKANPALVVKAGYMDGSVVSAEDISKLADLESREVLLAKLAGAMNASLQQAVSLFAAPLSQAARAVEALRAKVEAEGPAQVTAEAPEAAEEPAAGVEAADESAPEEATAEPAAEQEPAAEAAE encoded by the coding sequence ATGGCGAGGCCAGACAAGGCAACTGCGGTTGCCGAGATAGCTGAGCGGTTCAAGACTTCGTCGGCCACTGTTCTGACCGAGTACCGCGGCCTGTCGGTTGCGCAACTCAAGGAGTTGCGTCGCACGTTGGGCGACGAAGCTTCCTACGCGGTCGTCAAGAACACGCTTGCCAAGCTTGCCGCTAAAGACGCCGGGGTCGAAGGCCTCGACGATTACTTCGTAGGACCGAGCGCCCTGGCCTTCGTCGATGGCGACATTGTCGCTGCGGCGAAGGGCATCAAGGCGTTCGCGAAGGCCAATCCAGCCCTGGTGGTCAAAGCTGGTTACATGGATGGTTCGGTCGTTTCGGCCGAGGACATCTCCAAGCTCGCTGACCTTGAGTCGCGCGAGGTCCTGCTGGCCAAGTTGGCCGGCGCCATGAATGCGTCGCTACAGCAGGCGGTTTCGCTGTTTGCCGCGCCGCTGTCACAGGCCGCTCGTGCGGTCGAAGCGTTGCGGGCCAAGGTCGAGGCGGAGGGTCCTGCCCAGGTCACCGCCGAGGCACCGGAAGCAGCCGAAGAGCCAGCAGCGGGCGTTGAAGCTGCCGACGAGTCGGCCCCAGAAGAAGCCACTGCCGAGCCCGCCGCGGAGCAGGAACCAGCCGCCGAGGCTGCTGAGTAA
- the rplA gene encoding 50S ribosomal protein L1 — MKRSKAYKAAEQQINADALYEPTEAFALVKETGSKKFDPTVEVAMRLGVDPRKADQAVRGTVNLPHGTGKTKRVLVFATGDKAEAATAAGADYVGSDDLIEKVKGGWIDFDAVVAAPELMGKVGQLGKVLGPRGLMPNPRTGTVTPNVAKAVDEIKGGKIAFRVDKHANLQFVVGKASFDHQQLLENYAAALDEVLRLKPSSAKGTYLKKVVVSTSMGPGIPVDPSVTRVGTATKSS; from the coding sequence ATGAAGCGCAGCAAGGCATACAAGGCCGCTGAGCAACAGATCAACGCCGACGCTCTGTACGAGCCCACCGAGGCCTTCGCCTTGGTGAAGGAGACCGGCAGCAAGAAGTTCGATCCGACTGTCGAGGTCGCGATGCGTCTAGGTGTTGATCCCCGCAAGGCTGACCAAGCCGTCCGGGGCACGGTCAACCTGCCGCACGGCACCGGCAAGACCAAGCGCGTACTCGTCTTCGCCACCGGCGACAAGGCTGAGGCTGCGACCGCGGCTGGCGCCGACTACGTCGGATCGGATGACTTGATCGAAAAGGTCAAGGGCGGCTGGATCGATTTCGACGCCGTTGTTGCGGCACCTGAGCTCATGGGCAAGGTCGGTCAACTCGGCAAGGTCCTTGGCCCTCGCGGTCTCATGCCGAACCCTCGTACCGGCACCGTTACCCCAAACGTCGCCAAGGCCGTGGACGAGATCAAGGGCGGCAAGATCGCGTTCCGCGTCGACAAGCACGCCAACCTGCAGTTCGTCGTTGGCAAGGCATCGTTTGACCACCAGCAACTGCTGGAGAACTACGCCGCAGCCCTCGATGAGGTGCTTCGCCTCAAGCCATCGAGTGCCAAGGGCACCTACCTTAAGAAGGTCGTCGTATCGACCTCGATGGGCCCGGGCATCCCCGTCGACCCCAGCGTTACCCGGGTCGGCACCGCTACGAAGTCCTCCTAG
- the rplK gene encoding 50S ribosomal protein L11, giving the protein MAPKKKKVAGLIKLQIQAGAANPAPPVGPALGQHGVNIMEFCKAYNAATESQRGQVIPVEITVYEDRSFTFVTKTPPAAKLILKAAGVDKGSGNPLKSVASITKAQVKEIAEGKMVDLNANDVDAAMKIIEGTARSMGITVK; this is encoded by the coding sequence ATGGCACCAAAGAAGAAGAAGGTTGCTGGCCTGATCAAGCTGCAGATCCAGGCTGGCGCTGCTAACCCAGCGCCGCCCGTTGGTCCCGCGCTCGGCCAGCACGGCGTCAACATCATGGAGTTCTGCAAGGCCTACAACGCCGCGACCGAGTCGCAGCGCGGCCAGGTTATTCCGGTGGAGATCACGGTCTATGAGGATCGTTCCTTCACCTTCGTCACCAAGACCCCGCCCGCCGCCAAGCTGATTCTCAAGGCCGCTGGCGTCGACAAGGGTTCAGGCAATCCCCTCAAGTCCGTCGCCTCGATCACCAAGGCACAGGTCAAAGAGATCGCCGAGGGGAAGATGGTTGACCTCAACGCGAACGACGTCGATGCAGCGATGAAGATCATCGAGGGCACGGCTCGGTCAATGGGGATCACCGTCAAGTAA